Proteins co-encoded in one Pseudarthrobacter chlorophenolicus A6 genomic window:
- the dapE gene encoding succinyl-diaminopimelate desuccinylase, with amino-acid sequence MTAEPTPHSSVSALDLRQDVALLTAAVMDINSVSGKEKELADAVEAALAVIPQLTVVRDGDSIIARTELGKAERVILAGHLDTVPLPLTEGSKGTVPSTWESGVPGEGVLYGRGATDMKGGVAVQLALAATMFDDGAQPQRDVTFVFYDHEEVEAVKSGLGRLVRNHGHLLDGDFAILLEPTHGTVEGGCNGTSRFEATTVGEAAHSARAWMGSNAIHAAAPILARLAAYEPQTVNVDGLDYRESLNAVKINGGTAGNVIPDRCVVEINYRFAPDKSPDEAEAVVRNLLEGFEVVRIDAAAGARPGLNHPAAASFVAAVGAEPKPKYGWTDVARFSELGIPAVNFGPGDPLLAHKDNEHVDAEAIRECLRALRNWLQG; translated from the coding sequence GTGACTGCCGAACCCACCCCCCACTCATCCGTATCCGCACTTGACCTCCGCCAGGACGTCGCGCTGCTGACCGCAGCCGTGATGGACATCAACAGCGTGTCCGGCAAAGAGAAGGAACTCGCCGACGCCGTGGAAGCAGCCCTGGCGGTCATTCCCCAGCTGACGGTTGTCCGGGATGGCGATTCCATCATTGCCCGCACGGAGCTGGGGAAGGCCGAACGCGTCATCCTCGCCGGGCACCTCGATACCGTTCCGTTGCCGCTGACGGAGGGGTCGAAGGGCACGGTGCCGTCCACCTGGGAATCCGGAGTGCCGGGGGAAGGCGTGCTGTACGGACGCGGTGCCACGGACATGAAGGGCGGGGTCGCGGTCCAGCTGGCCCTCGCTGCCACCATGTTCGACGACGGCGCCCAGCCACAGCGCGATGTCACCTTCGTCTTTTACGACCACGAGGAAGTCGAGGCCGTCAAGAGCGGGCTGGGGCGCCTGGTCCGTAACCACGGCCACCTGCTGGACGGCGACTTCGCCATCCTGCTGGAACCGACCCACGGCACCGTGGAAGGCGGCTGCAACGGCACCAGCCGTTTCGAGGCCACCACTGTCGGGGAGGCTGCCCATTCGGCGCGGGCGTGGATGGGCAGCAATGCCATCCACGCGGCGGCCCCGATCCTGGCCCGGCTGGCCGCCTACGAACCGCAGACCGTCAACGTTGACGGACTCGATTACCGCGAGAGCCTGAACGCGGTGAAGATCAACGGCGGAACGGCCGGCAACGTCATTCCGGACCGTTGCGTGGTGGAGATTAACTACCGCTTTGCGCCGGACAAGTCGCCCGATGAGGCCGAGGCCGTTGTCCGGAACCTTCTCGAGGGCTTCGAGGTGGTCCGTATCGATGCCGCTGCCGGTGCCCGCCCGGGACTGAACCACCCCGCTGCAGCCTCCTTCGTGGCCGCCGTGGGAGCCGAACCCAAGCCCAAATATGGCTGGACCGACGTCGCGCGGTTCAGCGAACTGGGGATCCCCGCAGTGAACTTCGGCCCTGGTGATCCGCTGTTGGCCCACAAGGACAACGAACACGTGGATGCGGAAGCCATCCGTGAGTGCCTCCGGGCATTGCGGAACTGGCTTCAGGGCTGA
- the dapD gene encoding 2,3,4,5-tetrahydropyridine-2,6-dicarboxylate N-succinyltransferase: MTETASSAVPETLNDTTDSRSAHGFGVATIARASSDGSAEATVLDVWFPAPSLGVAADNLRSVEHADPVLTQIAESGADEDRGTEQKVVFVQINLDEAPADTADAYLRLHLLSHRLVRPNSINLDGIFGKLPNVVWTNFGPAAVEGFELTRARLRRRGAVTVYGVDKFPRMVDYVVPAGVRIADADRVRLGAHLAAGTTVMHEGFVNFNAGTLGTSMVEGRISAGVVTGDGSDVGGGASIMGTLSGGGKEKITIGERVLLGANSGVGISIGDDSVVEAGLYVTAGTRVRVPGPKDEVGEDTTKIVKAAELSGVPNLLFRRNSTTGAVEVLPRQGQTVELNDALHAN, from the coding sequence ATGACTGAGACCGCTTCCTCCGCCGTGCCCGAAACCCTGAACGACACCACTGACAGCCGCTCCGCCCACGGCTTTGGCGTTGCCACCATCGCTCGCGCCAGCAGCGATGGTTCAGCCGAAGCAACTGTCCTGGACGTCTGGTTCCCGGCACCGTCGCTGGGAGTTGCCGCAGACAACCTCCGCTCCGTGGAACACGCCGATCCGGTGCTGACCCAGATCGCGGAAAGCGGTGCCGACGAGGACCGGGGCACCGAGCAGAAGGTGGTCTTCGTCCAGATCAACCTCGACGAGGCACCGGCGGACACCGCAGACGCCTACCTCCGCCTGCACCTGCTCTCGCACCGCCTGGTCCGCCCCAACTCCATCAACCTGGACGGAATCTTCGGCAAGCTCCCCAACGTGGTGTGGACCAACTTCGGCCCCGCCGCCGTCGAAGGCTTCGAACTCACCCGCGCCCGCCTCCGCCGCCGCGGCGCCGTCACCGTCTACGGCGTGGACAAGTTCCCCCGCATGGTGGACTACGTAGTGCCCGCCGGGGTCCGGATCGCCGACGCCGACCGCGTCCGCCTCGGCGCCCACCTGGCCGCCGGTACCACCGTCATGCACGAAGGCTTTGTGAACTTCAACGCCGGAACCCTGGGCACATCCATGGTTGAGGGCCGCATCTCCGCGGGCGTGGTCACCGGAGACGGCAGCGACGTCGGCGGCGGAGCTTCGATCATGGGCACCCTCTCGGGCGGCGGCAAGGAGAAAATCACCATCGGCGAGCGGGTCCTGCTCGGAGCGAACTCCGGCGTTGGCATCAGCATTGGCGACGACTCCGTTGTTGAAGCCGGACTGTACGTAACGGCCGGCACCCGCGTCCGCGTCCCCGGACCCAAGGACGAGGTAGGCGAAGACACCACGAAGATCGTCAAGGCCGCCGAGCTTTCCGGTGTGCCCAACCTTCTCTTCCGCCGCAATTCCACCACCGGCGCCGTGGAGGTCCTCCCCCGCCAGGGCCAGACGGTGGAACTGAACGACGCGCTCCACGCCAACTGA
- a CDS encoding TetR/AcrR family transcriptional regulator: protein MPKIVDPDARRRDVVDAVLRIIAVDGLERASLREVADEAGLAVGSVRHYFAGSDELLAFSFASVVDRVVARLQSMLPAMDAALPGSAAHRQAVLTLLGGMLPLDEERAVEICALMAFRSAARIKPFFAPEADRSHRQVAVIAGQVVAGLMPADEPQENLVIEAERLLATLDGLGMHALLQPAWMTADMCSGVLERHLDGLGR from the coding sequence ATGCCCAAAATTGTTGACCCGGATGCCCGGCGCCGGGATGTAGTAGACGCCGTCCTGCGCATTATTGCCGTCGACGGCCTGGAACGGGCTTCACTGCGGGAGGTGGCAGACGAGGCAGGGCTCGCTGTCGGGTCCGTCCGCCACTACTTCGCAGGCAGCGACGAGCTTCTCGCGTTCTCCTTTGCCAGCGTTGTGGACCGGGTGGTGGCGCGGCTCCAGTCCATGCTCCCCGCCATGGATGCCGCACTTCCCGGCAGCGCGGCCCACCGCCAGGCTGTATTAACACTGCTGGGCGGAATGCTGCCGCTGGACGAAGAGCGGGCCGTGGAGATCTGTGCCCTGATGGCCTTCAGGAGTGCCGCCCGGATCAAGCCTTTCTTTGCCCCTGAGGCGGACCGCAGCCACCGGCAGGTGGCGGTCATCGCCGGCCAGGTAGTAGCCGGACTGATGCCCGCGGACGAACCCCAGGAGAACCTGGTGATTGAGGCTGAGCGGCTGCTGGCGACCCTTGATGGCCTGGGCATGCACGCACTGCTGCAGCCCGCCTGGATGACCGCGGATATGTGCAGCGGCGTGCTGGAACGCCATCTTGACGGACTGGGTCGCTGA
- the galE gene encoding UDP-glucose 4-epimerase GalE — MKILVTGGTGYIGSHTVLSLQEAGHDVVVIDNLVNSSEESLRRVAELSGKEAEFHNVDLVDEAAVEQVFAGAGIDAVIHFAGLKAVGESVREPLKYYYNNLVGTLNLIRVMDRHDVRSFVFSSSATVYGEHNPIPYVEKMEIGANNPYGRTKEQIEDILSDLGDADPRWHIALLRYFNPVGAHPSGRIGEDPQGIPNNLVPFIAQVAVGRREKLMVFGGDYDTPDGTCLRDYIHVEDLAEGHVAALNYVAGRAGVFRWNLGSGRGSSVLEVLRSFEKAVGEPIPYEITERRAGDLPAFWADAASALADLGWSTTKTVDQMCEDHWRWQKNNPQGYAS; from the coding sequence ATGAAAATTCTGGTTACGGGGGGCACCGGCTACATCGGTTCCCACACTGTCCTTTCCCTGCAGGAAGCCGGCCACGACGTGGTCGTCATCGACAACCTGGTCAACTCCAGCGAAGAGTCCCTGCGGCGCGTTGCCGAACTCAGCGGAAAGGAAGCGGAGTTCCACAACGTGGACCTGGTGGATGAAGCCGCGGTGGAGCAGGTCTTCGCCGGCGCGGGCATCGACGCCGTCATCCACTTCGCCGGGCTCAAGGCCGTGGGTGAATCCGTCCGGGAACCGCTGAAGTACTACTACAACAACCTGGTGGGCACGCTGAACCTGATCCGCGTCATGGACCGCCATGACGTCCGGTCCTTCGTGTTCAGCTCGTCGGCCACAGTCTATGGCGAGCACAACCCCATCCCCTACGTGGAAAAGATGGAGATCGGCGCGAACAACCCCTACGGCCGCACCAAGGAACAGATCGAGGACATCCTCTCGGACCTCGGCGATGCCGATCCCCGCTGGCACATCGCACTGCTGCGCTACTTCAATCCGGTGGGCGCGCACCCGTCGGGCAGGATCGGCGAGGACCCGCAGGGCATCCCGAACAACCTCGTGCCGTTCATCGCCCAGGTGGCGGTGGGACGCCGCGAGAAGCTGATGGTCTTCGGCGGCGACTACGACACACCCGACGGTACCTGCCTCCGCGACTACATCCACGTGGAAGACCTCGCCGAGGGGCACGTCGCGGCCCTGAACTACGTGGCAGGCCGTGCCGGCGTTTTCCGCTGGAACCTGGGCTCCGGCAGGGGCTCCTCGGTACTTGAAGTCCTCCGCTCCTTCGAAAAGGCTGTAGGTGAGCCCATCCCCTACGAAATCACGGAGCGCCGCGCCGGCGACCTGCCCGCGTTCTGGGCTGACGCCGCTTCCGCACTGGCAGACCTGGGCTGGTCCACCACCAAGACCGTGGACCAGATGTGCGAGGACCACTGGCGCTGGCAGAAAAACAACCCGCAGGGCTACGCCTCCTGA
- a CDS encoding citrate synthase, which translates to MTETNNAATLLHAGGELKLPRIQVIEGNEGYDVSKLLKQTGAVTFDPGFMNTAATTSAITYIDGDAGILRYRGYPIEQLAQHSSFLEVSYLLIYGNLPTPTELDEFDQKIRRHTLLHEELKGFFGGFPRDAHPMPVLSSAVSALSTFYQDSLDPFNAEQVEVSTIRLMAKLPVIAAYAHKKSIGQPMLYPDNSHNLVENFLRLSFGLPAEQYEVDPVVAKALDLLLILHADHEQNCSTSTVRLVGSSNANLFASVSAGINALFGPAHGGANEAVLKMLRQIQAEGLKPEDYMEKVKNKEDGVRLMGFGHRVYKNYDPRAKIVKATAHEILTKLGGNDELLDIALRLEEKALSDDYFIQRKLYPNVDFYTGLIYKAMGFPEKMFTVLFAIGRLPGWIAQWREMISDPNTKIGRPRQLYIGEPERDYPVR; encoded by the coding sequence ATGACTGAGACCAACAACGCGGCCACCCTGCTTCACGCAGGCGGAGAGCTCAAGCTGCCGCGCATCCAGGTTATTGAAGGAAACGAAGGCTACGACGTTTCCAAGCTGCTGAAGCAGACGGGCGCAGTCACCTTCGACCCCGGCTTCATGAACACCGCGGCAACCACGTCCGCGATCACCTACATCGATGGCGATGCGGGCATCCTGCGCTACCGCGGGTACCCCATCGAGCAGCTAGCGCAGCACTCCAGTTTCCTTGAGGTGTCCTACCTCCTGATTTACGGCAACCTCCCCACGCCCACGGAACTGGACGAGTTCGACCAGAAGATCCGGCGCCACACCCTCCTGCATGAGGAGCTGAAGGGCTTCTTCGGCGGGTTCCCCCGCGACGCGCACCCCATGCCCGTGCTGTCCTCGGCCGTGTCCGCGCTGTCCACGTTCTACCAGGACTCGCTGGACCCGTTCAACGCCGAGCAGGTGGAAGTTTCCACTATCCGCCTCATGGCCAAGCTGCCGGTCATCGCTGCGTACGCGCACAAGAAGTCCATCGGTCAGCCCATGCTGTACCCGGACAACTCCCACAACCTGGTGGAGAACTTCCTCCGCCTGAGCTTCGGGCTTCCGGCCGAGCAGTACGAGGTTGACCCGGTGGTGGCCAAGGCCCTGGACCTGCTCCTCATCCTGCACGCGGATCACGAGCAGAACTGCTCCACGTCAACGGTGCGCCTGGTGGGCTCGTCCAACGCCAACCTGTTCGCCTCCGTCTCTGCCGGCATCAACGCCCTGTTCGGCCCCGCCCACGGCGGCGCCAACGAGGCCGTGCTCAAGATGCTGCGCCAGATCCAGGCCGAGGGCCTCAAGCCCGAGGATTACATGGAGAAGGTCAAGAACAAGGAAGACGGCGTCCGGCTCATGGGCTTCGGGCACCGCGTCTACAAGAACTACGATCCCCGTGCCAAGATCGTCAAGGCAACGGCCCACGAGATCCTCACCAAGCTCGGCGGCAACGACGAACTGCTGGACATTGCCCTCCGCCTCGAAGAGAAGGCGCTCAGCGATGACTACTTCATCCAGCGCAAGCTCTACCCGAACGTGGACTTCTACACCGGCCTGATCTACAAGGCCATGGGCTTCCCGGAGAAGATGTTCACCGTGCTGTTCGCCATCGGCCGCCTCCCCGGCTGGATTGCCCAGTGGCGTGAAATGATCAGCGACCCCAACACCAAGATCGGCCGCCCGCGCCAGCTCTACATCGGCGAACCGGAGCGCGACTACCCGGTCCGGTAA
- the dapC gene encoding succinyldiaminopimelate transaminase: MTAALRTFGLDLPDYPWEAMAPYLAKASEHPGGAVNLSIGTPVDPTPAIIQDALTAAANAPGYPTVHGTPALRDAIAGWFERRRGVSGLDPRNIMPTVGSKELVAWLPLLLGLKPGDIVVRPKVAYPTYDIGATFGGVTSVATDNLDELDDAVRSRVRLIWVNSPGNPTGSVRDVESLRALVVQARELGAVVASDECYAELGWGDWDVQRGGQPVPSILDPRVAGGSHEGLLAVYSLSKQSNVAGYRAAFVAGDPALMPNLVNSRKHAGMIVPFPVQEAMRVALGDDTHVEAQKDLYRARREQLVPALRGFGLEIKDSDAGLYLWSSAGEGTWDTVARLADRGIVVGPGVFYGEAGNGFVRVALTGSDERIGAAVERLS; the protein is encoded by the coding sequence GTGACCGCTGCACTGCGCACTTTCGGCCTGGACCTGCCCGACTACCCGTGGGAGGCCATGGCGCCGTACCTGGCGAAGGCCTCCGAGCACCCGGGCGGGGCAGTTAACCTGTCCATCGGAACGCCGGTGGATCCCACGCCTGCCATCATCCAGGACGCGCTGACGGCTGCAGCCAATGCACCGGGCTATCCCACGGTGCACGGAACTCCCGCGCTCCGCGACGCCATCGCCGGCTGGTTCGAGCGCCGCCGCGGGGTATCCGGCCTGGACCCGCGAAACATCATGCCCACGGTAGGTTCGAAGGAACTTGTTGCGTGGCTCCCGCTGCTGCTGGGCCTGAAGCCGGGAGACATCGTCGTGCGTCCCAAGGTGGCCTACCCCACGTACGATATCGGCGCCACGTTCGGCGGCGTCACCTCCGTGGCCACGGACAATCTGGACGAGCTCGACGACGCCGTCCGCTCCCGCGTGCGCCTCATCTGGGTCAATTCCCCGGGCAATCCCACCGGAAGCGTGCGGGACGTCGAATCGCTGAGGGCACTTGTGGTCCAGGCACGGGAGCTCGGCGCCGTGGTGGCCTCCGACGAATGCTATGCAGAACTCGGCTGGGGCGATTGGGACGTCCAGCGCGGCGGCCAGCCCGTCCCCAGCATCCTGGATCCGCGTGTGGCCGGTGGGTCCCACGAAGGCCTGCTGGCGGTCTACTCGCTGAGCAAGCAGTCGAACGTGGCCGGCTACCGGGCGGCATTCGTAGCCGGTGACCCGGCGCTGATGCCCAACCTGGTCAACAGCCGCAAGCACGCCGGAATGATTGTTCCGTTCCCGGTTCAGGAGGCCATGCGGGTGGCGCTCGGCGACGATACCCACGTGGAGGCCCAGAAGGACCTCTACCGCGCACGCCGCGAGCAGCTGGTACCCGCCCTGCGCGGGTTCGGCCTGGAGATCAAGGATTCCGACGCCGGCCTCTACCTCTGGAGCTCGGCAGGGGAGGGCACCTGGGATACCGTTGCCCGCCTTGCCGATCGCGGCATCGTGGTGGGTCCTGGGGTGTTCTACGGGGAAGCCGGCAACGGGTTCGTCCGCGTCGCACTGACGGGCTCCGACGAACGGATCGGCGCGGCTGTGGAACGGTTGTCCTGA
- the fdxA gene encoding ferredoxin has translation MTYVIAQPCVDVKDKACIEECPVDCIYEGERSLYIHPDECVDCGACEPVCPVEAIYYEDDTPDEWADYYKANVEFFDDLGSPGGAAKIGNTGKDHPMIAALPPQNQDH, from the coding sequence GTGACGTACGTAATCGCGCAGCCGTGTGTAGATGTCAAGGACAAGGCATGCATCGAGGAATGCCCGGTCGACTGCATCTATGAGGGCGAGCGTTCGCTGTACATCCATCCGGACGAATGCGTCGACTGCGGCGCGTGTGAACCGGTGTGCCCCGTGGAAGCCATCTACTACGAGGATGACACCCCGGACGAGTGGGCTGACTACTACAAGGCAAACGTCGAGTTCTTCGACGACCTCGGCTCGCCGGGCGGAGCCGCGAAGATCGGCAACACGGGCAAGGACCACCCGATGATCGCCGCGCTGCCCCCGCAGAACCAAGACCACTGA
- a CDS encoding putative acetyltransferase: MTLPTPAPAGFLSAATPGTRVVVRYRIEGGFTDALGHLVSCDGCACTVRTRQADVVIPLAAVVAAKEVPPAPERRRPRA; encoded by the coding sequence GTGACGCTGCCCACCCCCGCTCCCGCCGGTTTCCTGTCCGCTGCCACCCCCGGAACCCGCGTCGTAGTGCGGTACCGGATCGAGGGGGGCTTCACTGACGCGCTGGGCCACCTTGTCTCGTGCGACGGTTGTGCGTGCACCGTACGGACGCGGCAGGCCGACGTCGTCATCCCCCTCGCTGCCGTGGTGGCGGCTAAGGAGGTCCCGCCCGCTCCGGAACGGCGCCGCCCGCGGGCCTGA